A genomic segment from uncultured Vibrio sp. encodes:
- the galM gene encoding galactose-1-epimerase, which yields MPNSIISPDSIKSAIERDLFIDGEPAKVHILRNHHGMMATFMDIGATWLSCQLPTSSCPREVLLGMTSLRDYQSHLAFLGATIGRFANRIANGQFSLNGQTYSITRNNNGNSLHGGVEGFDKRRWLVKDKSDAHITYCLMSPDGDQGFPGNLTAEVAYTLTENNQLCIEYSALCDQNCPINLTNHAYFNLDGAESGHTILDHELQLLANEYLPTDDQLIPTGELKTVQGSSFDFTSAQVIGDRLLQDEDQKLAKGYDHAFTLPEELTDGVSTIARLTSSDKLVEMSVFTDKPAIQFYSGNFLAGTPSRNGEYRDYQGLALETQFLPDCPNHPEWPEANKRFITQKSFYQHQTSYQFSFQ from the coding sequence ATGCCCAACAGCATAATCTCACCCGACTCAATCAAATCCGCAATCGAACGCGATCTTTTCATCGACGGCGAGCCTGCCAAGGTTCATATCTTACGTAATCATCACGGCATGATGGCCACCTTTATGGACATTGGTGCAACGTGGCTAAGTTGTCAGCTTCCAACTTCATCCTGCCCACGAGAAGTGTTGCTCGGTATGACATCACTGCGCGATTATCAGTCTCACTTGGCGTTTTTAGGTGCAACCATTGGTCGCTTCGCCAACCGCATCGCCAATGGGCAGTTCAGCTTAAACGGACAAACCTATTCCATTACTCGCAACAACAATGGCAACAGCCTCCACGGCGGTGTTGAAGGTTTTGATAAACGCCGTTGGTTGGTGAAAGACAAAAGTGACGCACACATTACTTACTGTTTGATGTCTCCCGACGGTGATCAAGGTTTCCCGGGCAACCTGACTGCTGAAGTCGCTTATACGCTGACAGAAAACAACCAGTTATGTATTGAATACTCAGCGCTCTGTGACCAGAACTGCCCGATCAATCTGACTAACCACGCCTACTTTAACCTTGATGGCGCGGAGTCGGGCCACACCATTCTTGATCATGAGCTGCAACTTCTTGCCAACGAATATCTGCCGACTGACGACCAGCTTATCCCAACTGGTGAGCTAAAAACGGTCCAAGGGAGCAGTTTTGATTTTACTAGCGCTCAGGTAATCGGTGACCGCTTGCTCCAAGACGAAGATCAGAAGCTAGCCAAAGGCTATGATCACGCTTTTACCTTGCCTGAAGAATTAACGGATGGCGTCAGCACTATCGCTCGCCTAACCAGCTCAGACAAGCTGGTGGAGATGTCTGTGTTTACCGATAAACCTGCGATTCAGTTTTACAGTGGCAACTTCTTGGCAGGAACGCCTTCTCGCAATGGGGAGTATCGCGATTATCAAGGTCTGGCGCTTGAGACCCAATTTTTACCAGATTGCCCAAACCACCCAGAATGGCCAGAGGCGAACAAACGCTTTATTACTCAAAAGTCGTTCTACCAGCATCAAACCAGTTACCAGTTTAGCTTTCAATAA
- the araC gene encoding arabinose operon transcriptional regulator AraC — protein sequence MQNDPLKPGYDFNAHLVAGLTPISKGNDLDFVIDRPNGMKGFIINLTVKGQGTVFRGKESFTVNEGDLLLFPTGVPHYYHRSEEAEDWHHRWIYFRPRAYWINRLKWENCINGVFITKGVEIDAQEKLDQLFKQIEDLSKKDEPYSDELTLNLLEQLLIRCKMNQPNLIKKLVDPRITNVLNYMAKHLNEDFSNETLADLVCLSPSRLGHLFRDEVGMTIIQWRDDQRISRAKQLLVTSNYSINQISRLIGYSDPLYFSRVFKNKAGLSPKLYREKVM from the coding sequence ATGCAAAACGATCCATTGAAACCTGGATATGACTTCAATGCTCATTTAGTTGCAGGCTTAACGCCAATCTCAAAAGGCAACGATCTAGACTTTGTGATAGACCGGCCGAATGGAATGAAGGGCTTTATCATCAACTTGACGGTCAAGGGACAGGGTACCGTGTTCCGCGGTAAGGAATCCTTTACGGTCAATGAAGGCGATTTACTACTCTTTCCTACTGGTGTACCACACTACTACCATCGCTCAGAAGAGGCTGAAGACTGGCATCACCGCTGGATCTATTTTCGCCCTCGCGCCTACTGGATAAACCGTCTTAAATGGGAAAACTGCATCAACGGCGTGTTTATCACCAAAGGTGTCGAGATCGATGCTCAGGAAAAGCTCGACCAGCTGTTTAAGCAGATTGAAGATCTGAGTAAAAAGGACGAACCATACAGCGATGAATTGACGCTCAACTTGCTCGAGCAATTGTTGATTCGCTGCAAAATGAATCAGCCAAACTTGATCAAGAAACTCGTTGACCCGCGAATCACCAACGTATTGAACTACATGGCCAAACACCTCAATGAAGATTTCAGCAATGAAACATTGGCCGATCTGGTTTGTTTGTCGCCTTCTCGATTAGGGCATTTATTCCGTGATGAAGTCGGTATGACGATCATCCAATGGCGTGATGACCAACGAATCAGCCGAGCAAAACAGTTGTTGGTGACGTCGAACTACTCGATAAACCAGATCTCTCGCCTGATTGGCTATTCTGACCCACTCTATTTTTCGCGTGTGTTTAAGAACAAAGCGGGACTGAGCCCGAAACTCTATCGTGAGAAAGTGATGTAA
- the araA gene encoding L-arabinose isomerase — protein MKDLTNKSVWFITGSQHLYGPRVLEQVAKNSEEIVAGFNQSDDVCVPVVCKETVKSPEEILSVCQQANNDENCLGVVLWMHTFSPAKMWISGLKQLNKPFVHLHTQFSEALPWESIDMNYMNLNQSAHGDREFGFIGTRLGLDRRVIVGHWQKASVRKQLDHWCRAAIGWHESHTLRVARFGDNMRQVAVTEGNKVSAQIEFGFEVHAYGLGELTEVVNQVEDSAINALLEEYRSTYRIAPEIFETPEQLEILKNEARLELGMETFLQERGCMAFVNTFENLTGLTNLPGLATQRLMEKGYGYGGEGDWKTAALTRIIKTMGQGLPGGTSFMEDYTYNLTGEGQVLGAHMLEVCPTIAAEKPSIEIHRHTIGKTDDVARAIFSAKSGPALVATLIDLGNRFRLLVNEIDTVTPPSDLPNLPVAHALWEPQPNLEVSATSWIHAGGAHHSVYTQNVTLDMLEDFAEFAGIELVVIDKNTTIRDFKTELKHNSLFYRFSSGI, from the coding sequence ATGAAAGATTTAACAAACAAATCTGTATGGTTTATCACCGGTTCACAGCACCTATACGGTCCTAGAGTATTGGAGCAAGTGGCAAAAAACAGCGAAGAGATCGTTGCAGGCTTTAACCAGAGCGACGATGTGTGCGTGCCTGTTGTGTGTAAAGAAACAGTGAAGTCACCAGAAGAAATCCTTAGCGTTTGCCAACAAGCCAATAACGATGAAAACTGTCTCGGTGTGGTGCTTTGGATGCACACTTTCTCGCCAGCCAAAATGTGGATTTCGGGCCTTAAGCAACTGAATAAGCCGTTTGTTCATCTGCACACCCAATTCAGCGAAGCGCTTCCTTGGGAAAGCATCGACATGAACTACATGAACCTGAACCAAAGTGCGCACGGTGACCGCGAATTTGGCTTTATCGGTACACGCCTTGGTTTGGATCGCCGCGTTATCGTTGGCCACTGGCAGAAAGCGTCAGTGCGCAAGCAACTTGACCATTGGTGCCGTGCTGCCATTGGTTGGCACGAGAGCCACACGTTACGTGTGGCGCGCTTTGGCGATAACATGCGCCAAGTGGCCGTAACTGAAGGGAACAAAGTAAGCGCACAAATCGAGTTCGGTTTTGAAGTGCACGCTTACGGTTTAGGTGAACTAACTGAAGTCGTCAATCAAGTAGAAGACAGTGCAATCAATGCCCTGCTGGAAGAGTACCGCTCAACGTATCGAATCGCACCTGAGATCTTTGAAACACCAGAGCAACTGGAAATTCTTAAGAACGAAGCCCGTCTTGAACTCGGTATGGAAACCTTCCTGCAAGAGCGTGGCTGCATGGCGTTTGTAAACACGTTTGAAAACCTAACTGGGTTAACTAACCTGCCAGGCCTGGCAACACAACGCTTAATGGAAAAAGGCTACGGTTACGGTGGTGAAGGCGACTGGAAAACCGCAGCACTGACACGCATCATCAAAACCATGGGGCAAGGTCTACCAGGCGGCACGTCTTTCATGGAAGACTACACCTACAACCTAACGGGTGAAGGCCAGGTACTGGGCGCGCACATGTTGGAAGTATGTCCGACTATCGCTGCTGAAAAACCATCGATTGAGATTCATCGCCATACCATCGGTAAAACTGACGATGTCGCACGTGCTATTTTCAGTGCGAAATCTGGCCCAGCACTCGTAGCAACCTTGATTGATTTGGGTAACCGCTTCCGCTTGTTGGTGAATGAAATTGATACCGTGACACCACCATCCGATCTACCAAACTTGCCAGTGGCACACGCGCTATGGGAGCCGCAACCAAACCTAGAAGTGTCGGCAACTTCATGGATTCATGCAGGTGGTGCGCACCACAGCGTATACACACAAAACGTCACCTTAGATATGTTAGAAGACTTCGCTGAATTTGCAGGTATCGAGCTGGTTGTGATTGACAAAAACACCACCATTCGCGACTTCAAAACAGAGCTGAAACACAACAGTCTGTTCTACCGTTTTAGCAGCGGTATCTAA
- a CDS encoding L-ribulose-5-phosphate 4-epimerase, protein MSEQTAWNEVDSLAERMKTLRHQVWQANMDLQRHNLVTFTWGNVSGIDRASGLVVIKPSGVEYSDLSAENMVVVDLQGQIVEGDLKPSSDTATHLELYRQFPSIGGIVHTHSSYATSWAQAGAAIPAFGTTHADYFYGHIPCARALTQQEIESDYELNTGKVIVETIGATDPMAIPGILVREHAPFTWGTDPHNAVHNAVVVEEVAKMAFRTLSINPSTLPIPQTLLDKHYLRKHGKDAYYGQK, encoded by the coding sequence ATGTCTGAACAAACAGCATGGAATGAAGTCGATTCATTGGCTGAACGCATGAAAACCCTTCGCCATCAAGTGTGGCAAGCCAATATGGACCTTCAGCGCCACAACCTCGTGACGTTCACCTGGGGCAATGTTTCAGGCATTGACCGCGCATCAGGCTTAGTGGTTATTAAGCCAAGTGGCGTCGAATACAGCGATCTCAGCGCAGAAAACATGGTGGTCGTCGATTTGCAAGGCCAAATCGTCGAAGGCGATCTGAAACCTTCTTCAGATACTGCGACACACCTAGAGCTTTACCGTCAGTTCCCTTCAATTGGTGGCATCGTCCATACCCACTCTTCTTATGCGACGTCATGGGCACAAGCTGGCGCGGCAATTCCAGCATTCGGTACCACGCACGCGGACTATTTCTACGGTCATATTCCTTGTGCTCGCGCTTTAACGCAACAAGAGATTGAAAGCGACTACGAGCTGAATACCGGCAAAGTCATCGTTGAGACAATCGGTGCAACTGACCCAATGGCAATTCCTGGCATCTTGGTCCGTGAGCACGCGCCATTTACTTGGGGAACCGACCCACATAACGCAGTACATAACGCCGTGGTGGTGGAAGAAGTCGCAAAAATGGCGTTCCGCACACTGTCAATAAACCCGAGCACGTTACCAATCCCGCAGACCTTGCTGGATAAACACTACTTACGCAAGCACGGTAAAGACGCGTACTACGGACAAAAATAA
- a CDS encoding ribulokinase produces the protein MDTINTQQQQHVIGLDFGSDSVRALIVNAQTGQEVSSSVVYYPRWMKGLYCQPAQSQFRHHPQDYLDAMTSAIQEVLTTVSPELAASIVGIGVDTTGSTPAPIDENGNILALLPEFENNPNAMFVLWKDHTSVSKADLINELAHSGDFTDYTRYIGGIYSSEWFWAKAAWVSEQDEQVAKSAYSWVELCDWIPAILADAQHPQQLRRGICAAGHKAMWHDSWGGLPDQAFLSAISPTLDGIRDRMFTEVFTSDQAAGYLSQAWAEKLRLPEGIAIAIGEFDCHMGAVGAGAGANDLVKVIGTSTCDILMVESDQVSDRTIHGICGQVEGSAMPELLALEAGQSAFGDMYAWFKNVLMWPLQAYAESNPDFAPKAEQIASDLLPMLSQAAEQQGIDQYTPVAMDWLNGRRTPYANQRLKGAICDLNLGSASPAIFSALVESTAHGAKAIVDCFIEQDVKVERVIAIGGIAQKSPYVMQMCADVIGREIIVVESDQCCALGAAIFAAVAAGVYPDTKAAQDVMASPVRQTYSPNPEVQALRAERYATYRQLGQHMEQMAEFHQSQEREDV, from the coding sequence ATGGACACAATAAACACACAACAACAGCAGCATGTCATTGGTTTGGACTTCGGTTCAGACTCCGTACGTGCCCTTATCGTTAATGCACAAACAGGCCAAGAAGTATCTTCGTCTGTCGTCTATTACCCGCGATGGATGAAAGGGCTATATTGTCAGCCTGCTCAATCTCAATTCAGGCATCACCCTCAAGATTATCTGGATGCAATGACCAGTGCGATTCAAGAAGTCCTGACCACAGTATCACCTGAACTGGCCGCTTCCATTGTTGGTATCGGTGTCGATACAACAGGCTCAACACCGGCTCCGATTGACGAAAATGGCAACATTCTGGCTTTACTACCGGAATTCGAAAACAACCCAAATGCGATGTTTGTGCTTTGGAAAGATCACACCTCTGTGTCAAAAGCGGATCTGATTAATGAGCTTGCCCACTCAGGTGATTTCACCGATTACACCCGTTACATCGGTGGTATTTATTCATCGGAATGGTTCTGGGCTAAAGCCGCTTGGGTTAGCGAGCAAGACGAACAAGTCGCTAAAAGCGCGTACAGCTGGGTTGAACTTTGTGACTGGATTCCGGCGATTCTCGCCGACGCTCAACATCCACAACAACTGCGTCGTGGTATTTGTGCCGCCGGACATAAAGCAATGTGGCATGACAGCTGGGGTGGTCTGCCTGACCAAGCGTTTTTAAGTGCTATTTCTCCAACACTGGATGGCATTCGCGATCGTATGTTCACAGAAGTATTCACTTCGGACCAAGCCGCTGGTTATTTGTCACAAGCATGGGCAGAAAAGCTGCGGCTACCAGAAGGTATTGCAATTGCGATTGGCGAATTCGACTGCCACATGGGCGCGGTTGGTGCAGGTGCTGGTGCCAATGATTTGGTTAAAGTAATTGGTACCTCAACGTGTGACATTCTGATGGTTGAATCGGATCAGGTTAGCGATCGCACCATTCACGGCATTTGTGGCCAGGTTGAAGGCAGTGCGATGCCAGAGTTACTCGCACTAGAAGCCGGACAATCTGCATTTGGTGATATGTACGCTTGGTTTAAGAACGTTCTAATGTGGCCATTACAGGCGTACGCAGAAAGTAACCCTGACTTTGCACCGAAAGCAGAACAAATTGCGTCTGACTTATTACCCATGCTTTCACAAGCCGCAGAGCAACAAGGTATCGACCAGTACACGCCAGTAGCAATGGACTGGCTCAATGGCCGACGCACCCCATACGCAAACCAACGATTAAAAGGCGCTATCTGTGACTTAAACCTTGGCAGTGCTTCACCAGCCATTTTTTCAGCACTGGTTGAGTCAACCGCTCACGGCGCCAAAGCGATTGTAGATTGCTTCATTGAGCAAGACGTCAAAGTTGAACGCGTAATCGCAATCGGTGGTATCGCTCAGAAATCTCCTTACGTGATGCAGATGTGTGCAGATGTAATTGGTCGTGAAATCATCGTGGTTGAATCGGATCAATGTTGTGCATTAGGTGCGGCGATATTTGCTGCAGTCGCGGCAGGCGTTTACCCAGATACCAAAGCCGCACAAGACGTGATGGCAAGCCCTGTACGTCAAACTTATTCACCGAACCCAGAAGTGCAAGCACTACGAGCAGAGCGATACGCGACTTATCGTCAACTAGGTCAACACATGGAACAAATGGCGGAGTTCCATCAATCTCAGGAGCGTGAAGATGTCTGA
- a CDS encoding arabinose ABC transporter substrate-binding protein has product MKLKKLLTIAALSGVTMLSASANAFFGSNDETRLGYLVKQPEEPWFQTEWSFAEKAGKDLGFEVVKMAVPDGEKTLNAIDTLAAQGAKGFVICTPDPKLGPAIMAKAKSYDLKVVTVDDQFLNAKGEPMTEVPLVMMAATAIGERQGTELYKEMQKRNWDASVTGVMAITADELDTARRRVDGSISALKAAGFPGDQIYRVPTKTNDIPGALDAANSLLVQYPDVKQWLIVGMNDNTVLGGVRATEGQGFGSDNVIGIGINGVDAVNELAKSQPTGFYGSLLPSPDVHGYKSIESLYKWVQEDVQPEKFVEVTDVVLITRDNFKDELAKKGL; this is encoded by the coding sequence ATGAAACTAAAAAAACTACTCACAATCGCTGCCCTATCTGGCGTAACTATGCTTAGTGCTTCTGCTAATGCATTCTTTGGTTCAAATGATGAAACGAGACTAGGCTATCTGGTTAAGCAGCCTGAAGAGCCATGGTTCCAAACGGAATGGTCATTTGCGGAAAAAGCTGGCAAAGATTTAGGCTTTGAAGTAGTAAAAATGGCGGTGCCTGATGGCGAAAAAACCCTTAATGCTATCGACACTCTCGCGGCGCAAGGCGCGAAAGGCTTCGTTATCTGTACACCTGACCCTAAATTAGGTCCTGCAATCATGGCGAAGGCAAAGAGCTACGACCTAAAAGTCGTCACGGTAGATGACCAGTTCCTAAATGCGAAAGGCGAGCCAATGACAGAAGTACCATTGGTTATGATGGCGGCTACTGCTATCGGTGAACGCCAAGGCACCGAGCTATACAAAGAAATGCAGAAGCGCAACTGGGATGCTTCTGTAACTGGTGTGATGGCAATCACTGCGGATGAGCTCGATACTGCGCGTCGTCGTGTAGACGGTTCAATTTCTGCACTTAAAGCCGCAGGCTTCCCTGGCGACCAAATTTACCGCGTACCAACGAAAACCAATGATATCCCAGGTGCGTTGGACGCTGCGAACTCTCTACTTGTTCAATACCCTGACGTTAAGCAATGGCTTATCGTTGGTATGAACGACAACACAGTATTAGGTGGTGTACGTGCAACGGAAGGCCAAGGCTTTGGTTCAGACAACGTAATCGGTATTGGTATCAATGGTGTTGATGCGGTGAATGAACTTGCAAAATCTCAACCAACGGGTTTCTACGGTTCGCTACTACCTAGTCCAGACGTGCACGGCTACAAGAGTATCGAGTCTCTATACAAGTGGGTACAAGAAGACGTTCAGCCAGAGAAATTTGTCGAAGTGACTGACGTTGTGCTTATCACACGTGATAATTTCAAAGACGAACTGGCGAAAAAAGGGCTGTAA
- the araG gene encoding L-arabinose ABC transporter ATP-binding protein AraG produces MAKSPSYIEFRNISKHFPGVKALNNVSFRADAGSVHALMGENGAGKSTLLKTLSGFHQPTEGHIAIDGKEVALNSTKDALEHGIAIIYQELNLVPELTVAENIYLGQLPTKGGRVDTETLNKNARVQLERLGETFDPSCQLKELSIGQWQMVEIAKALSRNAQIIAFDEPTSSLSQREIQNLFKVIRELRDAGKIIMYVSHRMEEIFDLCDALTIFKDGQHVQSFTDLSVLTNDRLVELMVGREISDIFNYRSREHGKSGLRLENFEGPGLSAPVSLDIKQGEILGLFGLVGAGRTELTRLIFGADKKTGGDLYLHDVKIGIKTPQDAIRAGITLCSEDRKADGIVPIMSVQENTNISARPWHLKFKSLIDFDWEKNNASKQKQALNVKASSLEQPIGKLSGGNQQKVILGRWLSTAMSVILLDEPTRGIDVGAKSEIYELIFKLAENGVTVLVVSSDLPEVLGISDRVLVMKDGAVTGELQRDEFNEQTALRLAMLDKEDSAAA; encoded by the coding sequence ATGGCGAAGTCCCCCTCTTACATCGAGTTTCGAAATATTTCGAAGCACTTCCCTGGTGTGAAGGCATTGAACAACGTGAGTTTCCGTGCTGATGCTGGCAGTGTTCACGCTTTGATGGGAGAAAATGGTGCGGGTAAATCAACGCTACTCAAAACTTTAAGTGGTTTTCATCAGCCAACGGAAGGTCACATCGCGATTGATGGTAAAGAAGTGGCGCTGAATTCAACCAAGGATGCCCTTGAGCACGGTATTGCCATTATTTATCAAGAGCTCAACTTGGTGCCTGAGCTGACGGTTGCAGAAAACATTTACCTTGGTCAATTACCGACTAAAGGTGGCCGAGTGGATACTGAAACTCTCAACAAGAACGCACGTGTTCAGTTAGAGCGTTTAGGTGAAACATTCGACCCTTCTTGCCAACTAAAAGAGTTGTCTATTGGGCAATGGCAAATGGTTGAAATTGCTAAAGCACTGAGCCGAAACGCACAAATTATTGCTTTTGATGAGCCAACCAGTAGTTTGTCACAGCGTGAAATTCAAAACCTGTTCAAGGTTATCCGAGAACTGCGTGATGCGGGCAAAATCATCATGTACGTATCACACCGTATGGAAGAGATCTTCGACCTGTGTGATGCATTAACTATCTTCAAAGATGGCCAGCACGTTCAATCATTTACTGACCTTTCAGTGCTGACTAACGATCGCTTAGTTGAGCTGATGGTTGGTCGTGAAATCAGCGACATCTTCAATTACCGCTCACGTGAACACGGTAAGAGTGGTTTGCGACTCGAAAACTTCGAAGGTCCAGGATTAAGCGCACCGGTTTCTCTTGATATAAAACAGGGTGAAATCCTAGGTTTGTTTGGGCTGGTCGGAGCTGGTCGTACTGAGCTTACTCGCCTCATTTTCGGCGCAGATAAAAAGACAGGCGGTGACCTTTACCTGCACGATGTAAAAATTGGTATTAAAACACCTCAAGATGCTATCCGTGCTGGGATCACGCTTTGTTCAGAAGATCGAAAAGCAGACGGTATCGTACCTATCATGTCGGTACAAGAGAACACCAATATCAGTGCACGCCCTTGGCACTTAAAATTCAAGAGCTTGATTGATTTCGATTGGGAAAAAAACAACGCTTCCAAGCAAAAGCAAGCTCTGAATGTCAAAGCTTCTTCTCTGGAACAGCCAATCGGTAAACTATCAGGTGGTAATCAACAGAAAGTGATTCTTGGTCGTTGGCTGTCAACGGCAATGAGCGTCATCTTACTGGACGAACCTACCCGTGGTATTGACGTGGGTGCCAAATCTGAAATTTACGAACTCATTTTTAAGCTGGCAGAAAACGGAGTAACGGTACTCGTTGTTTCCAGCGACTTACCAGAAGTGTTGGGAATCTCTGACCGTGTACTTGTTATGAAAGACGGCGCGGTAACCGGTGAACTACAACGTGACGAATTCAATGAACAAACTGCACTTCGTCTAGCCATGCTAGATAAAGAAGATTCGGCAGCAGCTTAA
- the araH gene encoding L-arabinose ABC transporter permease AraH, translating to MSTSSPTKALESAPKTGGFSFAKIWDKFGMLMVFAGLFLLCALFVPYFATFINMKGLGLAISMSGMVACAMLFCLACGDLDLSVASIIACSGVVTAVAINATSSVVLGVGTGLLSGVAFGLLNGFVIAKLQINALITTLATMQIARGLGYIISDGKAVGITEESFFALGNSSFIGIPTPVWLTLITFAVFAFLLNRTVYGRNTLAIGGNEEAARLAGVNVVKTKMMIFTISGFISALAGVILAARMTSGQPMTSVGFELVVISACVLGGVSLKGGIGKVSYVIAGVLILGTVENAMNLLNMSPFAQYVVRGAILLAAVIFDRYKQTAKA from the coding sequence ATGTCTACTTCTAGTCCTACAAAAGCTCTAGAGTCAGCACCTAAAACTGGCGGCTTCAGCTTCGCAAAAATTTGGGATAAGTTTGGAATGCTAATGGTGTTTGCAGGACTATTTCTGCTTTGCGCCCTGTTTGTTCCTTACTTTGCAACCTTTATCAACATGAAAGGTCTTGGCCTGGCTATCTCGATGAGCGGTATGGTCGCCTGTGCCATGCTGTTCTGTCTTGCCTGTGGTGACCTAGACCTTTCTGTGGCATCTATCATTGCTTGTTCTGGCGTTGTCACCGCTGTGGCTATCAACGCAACGAGCAGCGTGGTACTGGGTGTTGGGACAGGCTTACTTTCTGGTGTAGCTTTTGGTCTGTTAAACGGTTTTGTTATTGCCAAACTGCAAATCAATGCATTGATCACCACACTAGCAACCATGCAGATTGCACGTGGTCTTGGCTACATCATTTCTGACGGTAAAGCGGTTGGTATCACAGAAGAGAGTTTCTTCGCTTTGGGTAACTCTTCATTCATCGGAATTCCAACTCCGGTTTGGCTAACACTGATTACATTCGCAGTATTCGCTTTCCTTTTAAACCGCACGGTTTACGGACGTAACACTCTGGCGATTGGTGGTAATGAGGAAGCCGCTCGTCTTGCGGGTGTGAACGTGGTGAAAACGAAGATGATGATCTTCACGATCTCTGGTTTCATATCAGCGCTTGCAGGTGTCATTCTGGCAGCACGTATGACTTCTGGTCAGCCTATGACTTCTGTTGGCTTCGAGCTGGTGGTTATCTCGGCATGTGTATTGGGTGGCGTATCTTTGAAAGGGGGTATCGGTAAAGTTTCTTACGTTATCGCTGGTGTGTTAATTCTGGGTACTGTAGAAAACGCGATGAACCTTCTGAACATGTCTCCGTTTGCTCAGTATGTTGTGCGTGGTGCTATCTTACTAGCGGCTGTTATCTTTGACCGCTACAAACAGACAGCAAAAGCTTAA
- a CDS encoding porin: MNIKPLAIAISVLFTGAAAAGEIYKSDENTVELSGWAKGIAIYVNADDKKKEPHVFTDAHLKVKGTHQLNEDAKLIGSFAINAGDSVTKENRNAEFADIKLEFDHTTYGNFSFGDTGNSFGAVEKAKQGEGTNLYIIGQGGVDGQGIRYKKKVNDLEFSANYETDSDSDNEANFATSLNYKVDDFSAAVAYGSDGDKANSVGLAGDVTLGDFKFGAAFISFENAASLKASDSVELKLESPNDGETYSVAAAYTFDCFKVYGSLQYADGDLQGTNVEAQTAYLGLGYDVTDSFKTDFVVQTGSVEQEGEEKKDGYGLKFVAKYSF; this comes from the coding sequence ATGAACATCAAACCTTTAGCTATTGCAATTTCTGTTCTATTCACTGGTGCAGCAGCAGCTGGCGAAATTTACAAATCAGACGAAAATACAGTTGAACTGTCAGGTTGGGCAAAAGGTATCGCAATCTACGTTAATGCTGATGATAAAAAGAAAGAACCACACGTATTTACAGATGCACACCTAAAAGTTAAAGGTACGCATCAATTGAATGAAGATGCGAAACTAATTGGTTCTTTTGCAATTAATGCTGGCGACAGTGTGACAAAAGAAAACCGCAATGCAGAATTCGCTGATATTAAATTAGAATTTGACCACACTACTTACGGTAATTTCTCTTTCGGTGATACTGGTAACTCATTTGGCGCAGTTGAAAAGGCGAAACAAGGTGAAGGTACTAACCTATACATCATCGGTCAAGGTGGTGTAGACGGCCAAGGCATCCGTTACAAGAAAAAAGTCAACGATCTTGAGTTTTCAGCAAACTATGAAACTGACAGCGATTCAGACAACGAAGCAAACTTCGCTACATCTCTAAACTACAAAGTAGACGATTTCTCTGCAGCGGTAGCTTACGGTTCTGACGGTGACAAAGCGAACTCTGTCGGTTTAGCTGGTGATGTAACACTGGGTGATTTCAAATTTGGCGCAGCATTCATTTCTTTCGAAAACGCAGCGAGCTTGAAAGCAAGCGACAGTGTAGAACTTAAGCTTGAATCTCCAAACGACGGTGAAACATACTCTGTAGCAGCAGCGTACACATTTGACTGTTTCAAAGTTTACGGTTCACTTCAATACGCAGATGGTGATCTACAAGGTACGAATGTAGAAGCGCAAACTGCATACCTAGGTCTTGGCTACGATGTCACTGACTCATTCAAAACAGACTTTGTCGTTCAAACTGGCTCTGTAGAACAGGAAGGCGAAGAGAAGAAAGACGGTTACGGCCTTAAGTTTGTAGCTAAATACTCGTTCTAA